The following are encoded in a window of Kitasatospora sp. NBC_01250 genomic DNA:
- a CDS encoding molybdopterin-dependent oxidoreductase, with translation MSFSIRVNEQSFDNDPRPGQCLRTYLRERGWFGVKKGCDAGDCGACTVQVDGEPVHSCLYPAVRADGRSVTTVEGLAEDGELHPMQRRFLDAQGFQCGFCTAGFLMTSSALTEDQLTDLPRALKGNLCRCTGYRAIEDAIRGVTHTEQPCAGQAVGRNLGAPAGPQVVTGTARYTFDLEVEGLLHMKLLRSPHPHARIVSIDTSAALRVPGVHAVLTHRDAPERLYSSARHEHPTEDPDDTRVLDDVVRFAGQRVAAVVADSEGAAEEGCRRIVVEYERLPHVIDPELAMAPGAPVLHPKGPESRIARAEANVCGEVHGETGSVEQGIAAADLVYEETFRTQRVQHASLETHGCVVYFEQDEEGTERIVVRSSTQVPFLTRRALCDLYDLPQEYVRVVAGRVGGGFGGKQEMLTEDIAVLAALKLHRPVKLEFTRAEQFHGATTRHPFTIGFKAGATRAGVLTALQLRVVANTGAYGNHGPAVMFHSVGESMAVYRAPHKKVDAYSVYTNCVPAGAFRGYGLGQVTFAVESAMDEMARRLGIDPLVFRERNIIGPGEPMVSPGGEEEDLHIASYGLDQCLGVVRRAVAEDRSTADAPEGWLVGHGAALSMIATGPPGGHFADATVKLLEDGGYDIAVGTAEFGNGTTTVHKQITAGALGTTVDRITIRQSDTDVVRHDTGAFGSAGTVVAGKAVMKAANALAERILSFAAEHARTPRALCRLLADAVDCEGRPVTLKELFEAAREQGVALSADGHWGGSPRSVAFNAQWFSLAVDPDSGEIRILRSVHAADAGKVMNPMQCRGQVEGGVAQALGATLFEQVLVDEAGQVTTAAFRRYRLPAYADVPRTEVHFMETSDAIGPLGAKSMSESPFNPVAPAFANALRDATGVRFTEVPLLRDRVWQALAERRDRP, from the coding sequence ATGAGCTTCTCGATCCGGGTCAACGAGCAGTCGTTCGACAACGATCCGCGCCCCGGTCAGTGCCTGCGCACCTATCTGCGCGAGCGCGGCTGGTTCGGGGTGAAGAAGGGGTGCGACGCCGGGGACTGCGGCGCCTGCACCGTCCAGGTGGACGGCGAGCCGGTGCACAGCTGCCTCTATCCGGCGGTACGGGCCGACGGCCGCTCGGTGACCACCGTGGAGGGGCTGGCCGAGGACGGCGAGCTGCATCCGATGCAGCGCAGGTTCCTGGACGCGCAGGGCTTCCAGTGCGGTTTCTGCACGGCCGGCTTCCTGATGACCAGCTCGGCCCTGACGGAAGATCAGCTGACCGACCTGCCAAGGGCCTTGAAGGGAAACCTGTGCCGCTGCACCGGGTACCGGGCGATCGAGGACGCGATCCGCGGCGTCACGCACACCGAGCAGCCCTGCGCCGGGCAGGCGGTGGGCCGCAACCTGGGCGCGCCGGCCGGCCCGCAGGTGGTCACCGGAACCGCCCGCTACACCTTCGACCTCGAAGTCGAGGGCCTGCTGCACATGAAGCTGCTGCGCTCCCCGCACCCGCACGCCAGGATCGTCTCGATCGACACCTCGGCCGCACTGCGGGTGCCCGGGGTGCACGCCGTCCTCACCCACCGCGACGCCCCCGAGCGCCTCTACTCCTCGGCCCGGCACGAGCACCCCACCGAGGACCCGGACGACACCCGGGTGCTGGACGACGTGGTCCGCTTCGCCGGGCAACGGGTGGCCGCCGTGGTCGCCGACAGCGAGGGCGCCGCCGAGGAGGGCTGCCGGCGGATCGTCGTGGAGTACGAGCGACTCCCGCACGTCATCGACCCGGAGCTCGCGATGGCCCCCGGCGCGCCGGTGCTGCATCCCAAGGGCCCCGAGTCGAGGATCGCCCGCGCCGAGGCCAATGTGTGCGGCGAGGTGCACGGCGAGACCGGCAGCGTCGAGCAGGGCATCGCGGCGGCCGACCTGGTCTACGAGGAGACCTTCCGCACCCAGCGGGTGCAGCACGCCAGCCTGGAGACGCACGGCTGCGTGGTGTACTTCGAGCAGGACGAGGAGGGCACCGAGCGGATCGTGGTCCGCTCCAGCACCCAGGTGCCGTTCCTGACCCGGCGCGCCCTGTGCGACCTCTACGACCTGCCGCAGGAGTACGTCCGGGTGGTCGCGGGCCGGGTCGGCGGCGGGTTCGGCGGCAAGCAGGAGATGCTCACCGAGGACATCGCGGTGCTGGCCGCGCTGAAACTGCACCGCCCGGTGAAGCTGGAGTTCACCCGTGCCGAACAGTTCCACGGTGCCACCACCCGGCACCCGTTCACCATCGGGTTCAAGGCGGGGGCCACCAGGGCAGGGGTTCTGACGGCCCTTCAGCTGAGAGTGGTTGCCAACACGGGCGCCTACGGCAACCACGGCCCGGCCGTGATGTTCCACAGCGTCGGGGAGTCGATGGCCGTCTACCGGGCCCCGCACAAGAAGGTCGACGCCTACTCCGTCTACACCAACTGCGTGCCGGCCGGGGCCTTCCGCGGCTACGGCCTGGGCCAGGTGACCTTCGCCGTGGAGTCGGCGATGGACGAGATGGCGCGCCGGCTGGGCATCGACCCGCTGGTCTTCCGCGAGCGCAACATCATCGGCCCGGGCGAGCCGATGGTCAGCCCGGGCGGCGAGGAGGAGGACCTGCACATCGCCAGCTACGGCCTGGACCAGTGCCTGGGGGTGGTCCGCCGGGCCGTCGCCGAGGACCGCAGCACCGCCGACGCCCCCGAGGGCTGGCTGGTGGGCCACGGCGCCGCGCTGTCGATGATCGCCACCGGGCCGCCCGGCGGCCACTTCGCCGACGCCACCGTCAAGCTGCTGGAGGACGGCGGCTACGACATCGCGGTCGGCACCGCCGAGTTCGGCAACGGCACCACCACCGTGCACAAGCAGATCACCGCGGGCGCGCTGGGCACCACCGTCGACCGGATCACCATCCGGCAGTCGGACACCGACGTGGTCCGGCACGACACCGGCGCGTTCGGCTCGGCGGGCACGGTGGTGGCGGGCAAGGCGGTGATGAAGGCCGCGAACGCGCTGGCCGAGCGGATCCTCAGCTTCGCCGCCGAACACGCCCGCACCCCGCGCGCCCTGTGCCGGCTGCTGGCCGACGCGGTGGACTGCGAGGGGCGCCCGGTCACGCTCAAGGAGCTCTTCGAGGCCGCGCGCGAGCAGGGCGTGGCGCTCTCCGCGGACGGCCACTGGGGCGGCTCGCCGCGCTCGGTGGCGTTCAACGCCCAGTGGTTCAGCCTGGCCGTCGACCCCGACAGCGGGGAGATCAGGATCCTGCGCAGTGTGCACGCGGCCGACGCGGGCAAGGTGATGAACCCCATGCAGTGCCGCGGCCAGGTGGAGGGCGGCGTCGCGCAGGCGCTCGGTGCCACGCTCTTCGAACAGGTCCTGGTGGACGAGGCCGGCCAGGTCACCACCGCCGCGTTCCGTCGCTACCGGCTGCCGGCCTACGCGGACGTGCCGCGCACCGAGGTGCACTTCATGGAGACCTCCGACGCGATCGGGCCGCTGGGCGCCAAGTCGATGAGCGAGAGCCCGTTCAACCCGGTCGCACCCGCCTTCGCCAATGCGCTGCGCGACGCCACCGGAGTGCGGTTCACCGAGGTGCCGTTGCTGCGGGACCGGGTCTGGCAGGCGCTCGCCGAGCGGCGCGACCGGCCGTGA
- a CDS encoding FAD binding domain-containing protein, with protein sequence MDLNTVLEVRDARSRGVWRPGDAWLGGGTYLFSEPQPQLRRLIDLSRTGWPPLRMTAEGDLEIAATCTIAQLSRYAAQAGWAAAPLFEQCCRAFLASWKIWNMATVGGNLCNSLPAGPMISLTAALDGRCRLLSQGGGVREVPVADFVTGAGRNVLRPGELLRAVTLPARALAARTAFRQASLYGLGRSGALLIGALEPPAASGRHGILTLTVTAATVRPIQLRFPVPPNARAVREAVENAVEPGEYFDDIHGLPAWRRHMTLRYAEEIRTELGGEEDR encoded by the coding sequence GTGGACCTGAACACGGTGCTGGAGGTGCGCGATGCCCGCAGCCGCGGGGTGTGGCGGCCCGGTGATGCCTGGCTCGGTGGTGGGACCTATCTGTTCTCGGAGCCGCAGCCGCAGCTGCGCCGGCTGATCGACCTGAGCCGCACCGGCTGGCCGCCGCTGCGCATGACCGCCGAGGGCGACCTGGAGATCGCCGCGACCTGCACCATCGCGCAGCTGTCCCGGTATGCCGCGCAAGCGGGTTGGGCGGCCGCGCCGCTCTTCGAGCAGTGCTGCCGGGCCTTCCTCGCCTCGTGGAAGATCTGGAACATGGCCACCGTCGGCGGTAACCTGTGCAACTCGCTGCCCGCCGGGCCGATGATCTCGTTGACCGCGGCGCTGGACGGGCGCTGCCGGCTGCTCTCCCAGGGCGGCGGGGTGCGCGAGGTGCCGGTCGCGGACTTCGTCACCGGGGCGGGGCGCAACGTGCTGCGCCCCGGCGAGCTGCTGCGTGCGGTGACGCTGCCTGCCCGCGCGCTGGCCGCGCGCACCGCCTTCCGGCAGGCGTCGCTGTACGGGCTCGGCCGGTCCGGCGCGTTGCTGATCGGGGCGCTCGAACCGCCCGCGGCCTCCGGCCGTCACGGCATCCTGACGCTCACCGTCACCGCTGCCACCGTGCGTCCGATCCAGCTGCGGTTCCCGGTGCCGCCCAACGCCCGCGCGGTGCGCGAGGCGGTGGAGAACGCCGTCGAGCCGGGCGAGTACTTCGACGACATCCATGGACTCCCGGCCTGGCGACGCCACATGACGCTGCGTTATGCCGAGGAGATCCGCACCGAGTTGGGCGGGGAGGAGGATCGATGA
- a CDS encoding ABC transporter substrate-binding protein: MGPRRLSKAAVLIAALATTAACGGSGGGGNNANGPTGTPKQGGVVRVAETPSAFPNAIWPFDTAPQESTVNTTQFQQLMYRPLYYWGLNDKISLDPDVSIGQTPSWSADGNTVTIQLKDWKWSNGETVTAQDALFWVNMSAAETSNSGNYTPPNPAIGAKYFPDNIASATASGQTLTLTLNTQVNQTWFLDNELSQIVPMPLAWDVTGAGKQGKCATDTYGSDAMKSDCAADYAYLSGESTKGSSYVGSPLWSVVDGPWKLKSYDGTSGAYAMAPNATYSGPQKPYLDEVDFVPYTSDTKEFADLQAGSSGANAINVGYLPAQDTPQYNAKNPDAGNPLSGQGYYIPAPTYLDSISYYQINFANPNVGPLFKQSYFTKALQQTVDQQGIINGIYKGWAYPTTGAVPSQPSGNPLSPKSASEQVNYDPSAAKQALTSHGWDTSQSPAVCTSPGTGDSQCGAGIAAGTKAAFTLDYPSGEPALDTMAADMRSDAAKAGISINTVSQAQNTIGNEGVACSPSQPAGCQWQALLYGGWVFNPDYYPTGDALFATGAGPNIWGFSDPKLDALAAKVTTSNDVNDMYAYEDYIANDQPVIYNPNLLAAGEVSKNLHIDAGDPFQGYEPEYWYYTK, from the coding sequence GTGGGGCCACGCAGGCTCTCCAAGGCCGCGGTGCTGATCGCGGCACTTGCGACCACGGCCGCGTGTGGGGGCAGCGGCGGTGGCGGCAACAACGCGAACGGCCCCACCGGGACGCCGAAGCAGGGCGGCGTGGTGCGCGTGGCCGAAACGCCCTCCGCCTTCCCGAACGCCATCTGGCCGTTCGACACCGCTCCGCAGGAATCCACGGTGAACACCACCCAGTTCCAGCAGCTCATGTACCGCCCGCTGTACTACTGGGGCCTGAACGACAAGATCTCGCTCGACCCCGACGTGTCGATCGGCCAGACGCCCAGCTGGAGCGCGGACGGGAACACGGTCACCATCCAGCTCAAGGACTGGAAGTGGTCCAACGGTGAGACCGTCACCGCCCAGGACGCGCTGTTCTGGGTGAACATGTCGGCGGCGGAGACCAGCAACAGCGGCAACTACACGCCGCCCAACCCCGCGATCGGTGCCAAGTACTTCCCGGACAACATCGCCTCGGCCACCGCCTCCGGCCAGACCCTGACGCTGACCCTGAACACCCAGGTGAACCAGACCTGGTTCCTGGACAACGAGCTCAGCCAGATCGTCCCGATGCCGCTCGCCTGGGACGTCACCGGCGCGGGCAAGCAGGGCAAGTGCGCGACGGACACCTACGGTTCGGACGCGATGAAGAGCGACTGCGCCGCCGACTACGCCTACCTCAGCGGTGAGTCGACCAAGGGCAGCAGCTACGTCGGCAGCCCGCTCTGGTCCGTGGTCGACGGCCCGTGGAAGCTCAAGAGCTACGACGGCACCTCCGGCGCCTACGCCATGGCGCCCAATGCCACTTACTCGGGCCCGCAGAAGCCCTACCTGGACGAGGTGGACTTCGTCCCCTACACCTCGGACACCAAGGAGTTCGCGGACCTGCAGGCCGGCAGCTCGGGCGCCAACGCGATCAACGTCGGCTACCTCCCGGCCCAGGACACCCCGCAGTACAACGCCAAGAACCCGGACGCGGGCAACCCGCTGAGCGGCCAGGGCTACTACATCCCGGCGCCGACCTACCTGGACTCGATCTCGTACTACCAGATCAACTTCGCCAACCCGAACGTGGGCCCGCTCTTCAAGCAGTCCTACTTCACCAAGGCCCTGCAGCAGACCGTCGACCAGCAGGGCATCATCAACGGCATCTACAAGGGCTGGGCCTACCCGACCACCGGCGCGGTGCCCTCCCAGCCGTCCGGCAACCCCCTGTCGCCCAAGAGCGCCTCCGAGCAGGTCAACTACGACCCCTCGGCCGCCAAGCAGGCGCTGACCAGCCACGGTTGGGACACCAGCCAGTCCCCGGCCGTGTGCACCTCGCCGGGCACCGGCGACAGCCAGTGCGGCGCCGGCATCGCCGCGGGCACCAAGGCCGCCTTCACCCTGGACTACCCCTCCGGCGAGCCGGCCCTGGACACCATGGCGGCCGACATGCGCTCGGACGCGGCCAAGGCCGGGATCAGCATCAACACGGTCAGCCAGGCGCAGAACACCATCGGCAACGAGGGCGTGGCCTGCTCCCCGTCGCAGCCCGCGGGCTGCCAGTGGCAGGCGCTGCTCTACGGCGGCTGGGTCTTCAACCCCGACTACTACCCGACCGGCGACGCGCTCTTCGCCACCGGCGCCGGCCCGAACATCTGGGGCTTCTCCGACCCGAAGCTCGACGCGCTCGCGGCCAAGGTCACCACGAGCAACGACGTGAACGACATGTACGCCTACGAGGACTACATCGCCAACGACCAGCCGGTGATCTACAACCCCAACCTGCTGGCGGCCGGCGAGGTGAGCAAGAACCTGCACATCGACGCGGGTGACCCGTTCCAGGGTTACGAGCCGGAGTACTGGTACTACACCAAATGA
- a CDS encoding ABC transporter permease translates to MTAYLVRRLFQALVTVFMVTVISFGLMQLMPGGPVRAILGARATPTTIQHLTHQMGLDRPVYVQYWNWLDGLLHGNLGFDYAQQRPVSDLLFNALGASAFIVGAALVLALLIAVPVGMAQAIKRNSALDHGFTVFSFVAYGVPTFFLGFLIQQWFEDDLKWVSVQNQVSTFGDALSNPEAVVLPVLTLTITTVAGYSRYMRSGVLDQITQEYVRTAKAKGASSRRTLYAHVLRNALIPMVTLVGLSLPVLVGGSLIVEYVFNIQGIGLLTTRAAQQNDYSITLAATLLTAVVTVVGSLIADLSYAVLDPRVRLA, encoded by the coding sequence GTGACGGCCTACCTCGTCCGTCGGTTGTTCCAGGCCCTGGTCACGGTGTTCATGGTCACCGTCATCTCCTTCGGCCTGATGCAACTCATGCCGGGTGGCCCGGTGCGAGCGATCCTCGGCGCACGCGCCACCCCGACCACCATCCAACACCTCACCCACCAGATGGGCCTGGACCGCCCCGTCTACGTGCAGTACTGGAACTGGCTCGACGGCCTGCTGCACGGCAACCTGGGCTTCGACTACGCCCAGCAACGCCCGGTCTCCGACCTGCTGTTCAACGCACTGGGCGCCTCCGCCTTCATCGTCGGCGCCGCGCTGGTCCTGGCCCTGCTGATCGCCGTGCCGGTCGGCATGGCGCAGGCGATCAAGCGCAACAGCGCGCTGGACCACGGCTTCACGGTCTTCTCCTTCGTGGCCTACGGGGTCCCGACCTTCTTCCTCGGCTTCCTGATCCAGCAGTGGTTCGAGGACGACCTGAAGTGGGTCTCGGTGCAGAACCAGGTCTCCACCTTCGGCGACGCGCTGAGCAACCCCGAGGCGGTCGTGCTGCCGGTGCTGACCCTGACCATCACGACGGTGGCCGGCTACAGCCGCTACATGCGCTCGGGGGTGCTGGACCAGATCACCCAGGAGTACGTGCGCACCGCCAAGGCCAAGGGCGCCTCCAGCCGGCGCACCCTCTACGCCCACGTGCTGCGCAACGCGCTGATCCCGATGGTCACCCTGGTGGGCCTGTCGCTGCCGGTCCTGGTGGGCGGCTCGCTGATCGTCGAGTACGTCTTCAACATCCAGGGGATCGGCCTGCTGACCACCCGCGCGGCCCAGCAGAACGACTACAGCATCACCCTGGCGGCAACCCTGCTGACCGCGGTGGTCACGGTCGTCGGTTCGCTGATCGCCGACCTCAGCTACGCCGTGCTCGATCCCCGAGTGAGGCTCGCCTGA
- a CDS encoding ABC transporter permease: MTTTTDTASDTPVPAPGTEPIERPRSMLRRGWEVFAENKLALAAVSILVVIVGFCFLGPLFYHSNTTVVDLHAVTQPPGTGHPLGTDNDGIDELGKMMVGGQTSMEIGLAAGLIAAVAGALYGAIAGYLGGWIDALMMRVIDSLMSFPLIFLLIYLSGVYGKSKTMLIMEVGFTSWFGITRLVRGEALTLKVRDYVSASRMMGANGGRIVLRHILPNTIGTTIVNTTFSIADAVFALSTLSYIGLGLQAPNNDLGGMLDIGTTFASQGYWWMIYPPAVVIILIILCFNVIGDALRDAFETRLQKR; encoded by the coding sequence ATGACAACGACAACTGACACGGCGTCAGACACTCCGGTCCCCGCGCCCGGCACCGAGCCCATCGAGCGGCCCCGCTCGATGCTGCGGCGCGGCTGGGAGGTCTTCGCGGAGAACAAGCTGGCGCTGGCCGCGGTGAGCATCCTGGTGGTCATCGTCGGGTTCTGCTTCCTGGGCCCGCTCTTCTACCACTCGAACACCACCGTGGTCGACCTGCACGCCGTCACCCAGCCGCCCGGTACCGGACACCCGCTGGGCACCGACAACGACGGCATCGACGAGCTCGGCAAGATGATGGTCGGCGGGCAGACCAGCATGGAGATCGGTCTGGCCGCCGGTCTGATCGCCGCGGTGGCGGGCGCCCTCTACGGCGCGATCGCCGGCTACCTGGGCGGCTGGATCGACGCGCTGATGATGCGCGTGATCGACTCGCTGATGTCCTTCCCGCTGATCTTCCTGCTGATCTACCTGAGCGGCGTCTACGGCAAGAGCAAGACGATGCTGATCATGGAGGTGGGCTTCACCTCCTGGTTCGGCATCACCCGTCTGGTGCGCGGCGAGGCGCTGACCCTCAAGGTCCGCGACTACGTCTCCGCCTCCCGAATGATGGGCGCGAACGGCGGCCGGATCGTGCTGCGGCACATCCTGCCGAACACCATCGGCACCACGATCGTCAACACCACGTTCTCGATCGCCGACGCGGTCTTCGCGCTCTCCACCCTGAGCTACATCGGCCTGGGTCTGCAGGCGCCCAACAACGACCTGGGCGGCATGCTCGACATCGGCACCACCTTCGCCAGCCAGGGGTACTGGTGGATGATCTATCCGCCGGCCGTCGTGATCATCCTGATCATCCTGTGCTTCAACGTGATCGGCGACGCCCTGCGCGACGCCTTCGAGACCCGTCTACAGAAGCGGTGA
- a CDS encoding ABC transporter ATP-binding protein — translation MALLELTDLRTEIRLKRSVVHALDGVSLRVDAGQTLGIVGESGCGKTMTAMSIMQLLPNGGDVVGGQVLLDGRDLLKLDDAAMDHVRGNEIGMIFQDPATSLNPTMTIGKQISESVRIHRHASRKEAHERAVEALSLVGMPSPAQRALAYPHELSGGMRQRAMIAMALANEPKLLIADEPTTALDVTIQKQILELIDQLKHRLGMAVILVTHDLGVIAGRADQIAVMYAGKVVETADTETLYANPRHPYTEALFASLPERGAESGERLYSIPGLPPDLTRPPAGCRFAPRCRYATEECRSTEPPLGGEVPAHRFACFHPVGAPESGEAAALPREAVAQATERTRTVRELDGAEGEPLLRVANLVKEYPITSGLLLRRAVGAVSAVADVSLTVRHGETVGVVGESGCGKTTLGKLIVGLEAPTSGQLLFDGKDLTRAARPERRRLRRELQLMFQDSYAAMNPRMTVRTIMREPLDIHRVGSHSERDKRLREILDVVGLPSSALERYPHEFSGGQRQRIGLARALVLQPRLIVADEPVSALDVSIQSQVLNLMSDLRGEFGLSYLFISHDLSVVRYLADRIGVMYLGKLVEVGPAESVYSSPVHHYTRGLLDTVPVADPVLEKAKSSQGVAGELPSAIDPPSGCRFRTRCAAAQDLCASTEPPLVAFGAGDHLAACHFPLREPAAAAPAAAGAA, via the coding sequence GTGGCCCTTCTAGAACTGACCGACCTGCGCACCGAGATCCGGCTCAAGCGCTCGGTGGTGCACGCACTGGACGGGGTCAGCCTGCGCGTCGATGCCGGGCAGACCCTCGGCATCGTCGGCGAGTCGGGGTGCGGCAAGACCATGACCGCCATGTCGATCATGCAACTGCTGCCCAACGGCGGTGACGTGGTCGGCGGCCAGGTGCTGCTGGACGGGCGCGACCTGCTGAAACTGGACGACGCGGCGATGGACCACGTCCGGGGCAACGAGATCGGCATGATCTTCCAGGATCCGGCCACCTCGCTGAACCCGACCATGACCATCGGCAAGCAGATCTCCGAGTCGGTGCGGATCCACCGCCACGCCTCCCGCAAGGAGGCGCACGAACGCGCCGTGGAGGCGCTCTCGCTGGTGGGGATGCCCAGTCCCGCGCAGCGCGCGCTCGCCTATCCGCACGAGCTCTCCGGCGGGATGCGCCAGCGCGCCATGATCGCGATGGCGCTGGCCAACGAGCCCAAGCTGCTGATCGCCGACGAGCCGACCACGGCGCTGGACGTCACCATCCAGAAGCAGATCCTGGAGCTGATCGACCAGTTGAAGCACCGGCTGGGCATGGCCGTCATCCTGGTCACCCACGACCTCGGGGTGATCGCGGGCCGGGCCGACCAGATCGCGGTGATGTACGCGGGCAAGGTGGTGGAGACCGCCGACACCGAGACGCTCTACGCCAACCCGCGCCACCCGTACACCGAGGCGCTGTTCGCCTCGCTGCCGGAGCGCGGCGCGGAGTCCGGGGAACGGCTGTACTCGATCCCCGGCCTGCCGCCGGACCTGACCCGGCCGCCGGCCGGCTGCCGGTTCGCCCCGCGCTGCCGCTACGCCACCGAGGAGTGCCGCAGCACCGAGCCGCCGCTCGGCGGCGAGGTGCCCGCACACCGCTTCGCCTGCTTCCATCCGGTCGGCGCGCCGGAGAGCGGCGAGGCCGCCGCGCTGCCGCGGGAGGCGGTGGCGCAGGCCACCGAGCGGACCAGGACGGTGCGCGAACTCGACGGTGCCGAGGGCGAGCCGCTGCTGCGGGTGGCCAACCTGGTCAAGGAGTACCCGATCACCTCGGGCCTGCTGCTGCGACGGGCGGTGGGCGCGGTCAGCGCGGTGGCGGACGTTTCGCTGACGGTGCGTCACGGCGAGACGGTGGGCGTGGTCGGCGAGTCCGGCTGCGGCAAGACCACCCTCGGCAAGCTCATCGTCGGCCTGGAGGCGCCCACCAGCGGCCAGTTGCTCTTCGACGGCAAGGACCTGACCCGGGCCGCGCGCCCGGAACGCCGCCGGCTGCGCCGCGAACTGCAGTTGATGTTCCAGGACTCGTACGCGGCGATGAACCCGCGGATGACCGTGCGCACGATCATGCGCGAGCCGCTGGACATCCACCGGGTCGGCAGCCACAGCGAGCGGGACAAGCGGCTGCGCGAGATCCTCGACGTGGTCGGCCTGCCGTCCAGCGCGCTGGAGCGCTACCCGCACGAGTTCTCCGGCGGGCAGCGCCAACGCATCGGGCTGGCCCGGGCGCTGGTGCTGCAGCCGCGGCTGATCGTGGCCGACGAGCCGGTCTCGGCGCTGGACGTCTCGATCCAGTCCCAGGTGCTCAACCTGATGAGCGACCTGCGCGGCGAGTTCGGGCTGTCCTACCTGTTCATCTCGCACGACCTGTCGGTGGTGCGGTACCTGGCCGACCGGATCGGCGTGATGTACCTGGGCAAACTGGTGGAGGTCGGCCCGGCGGAGTCGGTCTACTCCTCCCCCGTGCACCACTACACCCGCGGTCTGCTGGACACCGTCCCGGTGGCCGACCCGGTGCTGGAGAAGGCCAAGAGCAGCCAGGGCGTGGCCGGCGAGCTGCCGTCCGCGATCGACCCGCCGTCCGGCTGCCGGTTCCGCACCCGCTGCGCGGCGGCGCAGGACCTGTGCGCGAGCACCGAGCCGCCGCTGGTGGCCTTCGGTGCGGGCGACCACCTGGCCGCCTGCCACTTCCCGCTACGCGAGCCGGCGGCGGCCGCACCTGCGGCGGCCGGGGCGGCCTGA
- a CDS encoding SAM-dependent methyltransferase, whose amino-acid sequence MTDYDGVNLELHRAHSARMYDYFLGGVTNFAADREAAGKAKAVMPWIETTARINRAFMHRSTRALAEAGIDQFLDVGTGIPTSPNLHEVAQQVNPGATVVYADNDPIVLAHAKALLVGTPEGRTAYLQADVTDPATLLDSAELREVLDFSRPIGLSLNALLHFVPDELGTYEIVEHFKSVLVPGSTLTMTHVTSDFAPTEIARLVEIYQAAGTPLQSRSEQEFTRFFSGWDVVAPGVVPTQRWRPGTPEVAAASDVESSVYAAVALKP is encoded by the coding sequence ATGACCGACTACGACGGGGTCAACCTGGAACTGCACCGGGCGCACTCGGCCCGGATGTACGACTACTTCCTCGGCGGGGTCACCAACTTCGCGGCCGACCGGGAGGCCGCGGGCAAGGCCAAGGCGGTCATGCCGTGGATCGAGACCACGGCCCGGATCAACCGCGCCTTCATGCACCGCTCCACCCGCGCGCTGGCCGAGGCCGGAATCGACCAGTTCCTCGACGTCGGCACCGGTATCCCCACCTCGCCCAACCTGCACGAGGTCGCCCAGCAGGTGAACCCGGGGGCCACGGTCGTCTATGCCGACAACGACCCGATCGTGCTCGCGCACGCCAAGGCGCTGCTGGTCGGCACGCCCGAGGGGCGCACCGCTTACCTCCAGGCCGATGTGACCGATCCGGCCACGTTGCTCGACTCGGCCGAGCTGCGCGAGGTGCTCGACTTCTCCCGGCCGATCGGGCTGAGCCTCAACGCGCTGCTGCACTTCGTGCCCGACGAGCTGGGGACCTACGAGATCGTCGAGCACTTCAAGAGTGTGCTCGTCCCCGGCAGCACGCTCACGATGACCCATGTGACCTCGGACTTCGCGCCCACCGAGATCGCCCGCCTGGTGGAGATCTACCAGGCGGCCGGCACTCCGCTGCAGTCGCGCAGCGAGCAGGAGTTCACCCGGTTCTTCAGCGGCTGGGACGTGGTGGCGCCCGGTGTGGTGCCCACCCAGCGCTGGCGTCCGGGCACCCCCGAGGTGGCGGCGGCCAGCGACGTCGAGTCCTCGGTCTACGCCGCAGTGGCGCTCAAGCCCTGA
- a CDS encoding RNA polymerase sigma factor, whose protein sequence is MTFDRGGQTAGRQGGQAVDSTGKDAASARLRLSYQVFCEIHGRAWLAFARTRIGNRADAELVVTAMRTDLAEQWSHALRHPLPAAYAWRLLKSHLHSWSWDEDALAVEATTFAAVIGGFKELAGDSLRTEEDQIGLYSSILALPDRQRDAVILRYVLDLDDQEIAAYLDRPVETVRSSLRHARERLARRLGIADLPDRRAER, encoded by the coding sequence ATGACGTTCGACAGGGGCGGCCAGACCGCTGGACGCCAGGGAGGGCAGGCGGTGGACAGCACCGGCAAGGACGCGGCCAGTGCCCGGCTGCGTCTGTCCTACCAGGTCTTCTGCGAGATCCACGGGCGGGCCTGGCTCGCCTTCGCCCGCACCAGGATCGGCAACCGCGCGGACGCCGAGCTGGTGGTCACGGCGATGCGCACCGACCTCGCCGAGCAGTGGTCGCACGCGCTGCGCCACCCGCTGCCGGCCGCCTACGCCTGGCGGCTGCTCAAGTCCCATCTGCACTCCTGGTCCTGGGACGAGGACGCGCTGGCCGTCGAGGCCACCACCTTCGCGGCGGTGATCGGCGGGTTCAAGGAGCTGGCGGGCGACAGCCTGCGGACCGAGGAGGACCAGATCGGGCTCTACAGCTCGATCCTGGCGCTGCCCGACCGCCAGCGCGACGCGGTGATCCTGCGCTACGTCCTGGACCTGGACGACCAGGAGATCGCCGCCTATCTCGACCGGCCGGTGGAGACCGTCCGCTCCAGCCTGCGGCACGCCCGCGAGCGCCTGGCGCGCCGGCTGGGGATCGCCGACCTGCCGGATCGCAGGGCCGAGCGATGA